The following are encoded in a window of Brevibacillus sp. DP1.3A genomic DNA:
- a CDS encoding aminotransferase produces the protein MRIAPFKVEEWMNAYEMEAVYNIAETCVDSLTVEELIRLSDEPEDFFREIAQKKLTYGHIEGSPEFRSLVASMYQTMKPDNILAMNGAIGANFLTLFSLVAPGDEVITVHPTYQQIYSVPESFGAHVKLLRLLPENDFLPDLDELRSLVTDKTKLICINNPNNPSGALMGEGLLREIVEIARSVDAYLLCDEVYRNLHQDLEVVVPSIVDLYEKGIATSSMSKVFSLAGLRLGWIAAPQDVIKSCFQHRDYTTISCGMLDDMLAVHALKNRDKIMERNLKIVRDNLQILDEWVAKEPLVSYVKPQAGTTAMLKYELDIPSEAFCIDLFKTTGAFLTPGSCFDMEGWLRIGYACSTEVLQVGLSKVSEFLESRK, from the coding sequence ATGAGAATTGCACCCTTTAAAGTAGAAGAATGGATGAATGCCTACGAGATGGAGGCCGTTTACAACATTGCCGAAACATGCGTCGATTCGCTGACGGTAGAAGAGTTGATTCGCCTTTCCGATGAGCCGGAAGATTTTTTCCGCGAGATCGCCCAGAAGAAGCTAACGTACGGTCATATCGAGGGTTCGCCGGAATTCCGTAGCCTCGTCGCGAGTATGTATCAGACGATGAAGCCGGACAATATTTTGGCGATGAACGGGGCAATCGGAGCGAATTTTCTTACCTTGTTCTCGCTCGTTGCGCCTGGTGACGAAGTCATTACCGTTCATCCGACGTATCAGCAAATTTATTCGGTACCGGAGTCGTTCGGAGCGCATGTCAAGCTGCTCAGACTTTTACCGGAAAATGATTTTCTGCCTGATCTGGATGAGCTGCGCTCGCTCGTTACAGACAAGACCAAGCTGATCTGTATCAACAATCCGAACAATCCATCCGGAGCTTTGATGGGTGAAGGGTTGCTGCGAGAAATCGTAGAAATCGCCCGCTCCGTTGATGCCTACCTGCTGTGTGACGAGGTGTATCGAAATTTGCACCAAGACCTGGAGGTTGTGGTGCCATCTATCGTCGACTTGTACGAAAAAGGGATTGCGACAAGTAGCATGTCCAAAGTATTTTCATTGGCGGGCTTGCGTCTGGGATGGATTGCAGCGCCTCAGGATGTGATCAAGAGCTGCTTCCAGCACCGCGATTACACCACCATCAGCTGCGGAATGCTGGATGACATGCTGGCTGTCCATGCACTGAAAAACCGTGACAAGATTATGGAGCGCAACCTAAAGATCGTGCGGGACAATCTACAGATTCTCGATGAGTGGGTAGCGAAGGAGCCGCTGGTCTCTTACGTCAAGCCGCAGGCAGGAACAACCGCAATGCTGAAGTACGAGCTGGATATCCCTTCGGAAGCGTTTTGCATTGACCTGTTTAAAACGACAGGGGCGTTTTTGACACCAGGCAGTTGCTTCGACATGGAAGGGTGGTTACGAATCGGGTACGCCTGCTCGACGGAAGTGCTTCAAGTAGGTCTATCAAAAGTATCGGAGTTTTTGGAGTCACGCAAATAA
- a CDS encoding YfcC family protein codes for MSQLNVDLQSKKQRKLWEVNVFALLFAVIAIAVILTYILPAGEYGRVEVNGRSVIDPQSFQWIESSPVKPLGLVNSVHTGLVEASGIIFFVLTIGGTFGILTATGAIEALIVTLSRLLRNQEKWLIPIMMLFFAAGGSLMGMAEETLPYIAIMIPLAIALGFDAMTGAAIVLVGASVGFTSALMNPFTVGVAQGIAELPTFSGMGYRITVFVVMYFVSTAFVLRYALKVKKDRSQGFFGLFEGKNTAELLREDLKLTARHKGILACFVLNFVVLVFGVIQYGWYLTELSGIFLLLGIIIGIVGRLGINEMVDNFMKGAAGLIAGALVIGVARAVVVVLNDGHILDTILYYSAGVLNQLPSALTAFGMLILQSVISFIVPSGSGMAALTMPIMAPLAELVGVTRQTAVLAYQFGDGISNIFIPTSGYFMAGLALAGIPWLRWMKWIMPLIVMQYGIATVAVVVAHLIGYGPY; via the coding sequence ATGAGTCAGCTTAATGTGGATTTGCAGTCGAAAAAACAGAGGAAGCTGTGGGAAGTCAATGTGTTCGCGTTACTTTTTGCCGTGATTGCGATTGCGGTCATCCTGACGTACATTTTGCCTGCTGGAGAATACGGACGAGTCGAGGTAAACGGCAGGAGTGTCATTGATCCACAGTCGTTTCAGTGGATCGAATCATCTCCAGTCAAGCCACTCGGACTGGTAAACAGCGTGCATACCGGTTTGGTGGAAGCCTCAGGCATTATCTTTTTTGTATTAACAATTGGCGGAACATTCGGTATTTTAACGGCTACTGGCGCGATTGAAGCTCTCATAGTCACACTATCGCGTCTACTCAGGAATCAAGAGAAGTGGCTGATTCCAATCATGATGCTGTTTTTTGCGGCAGGAGGCTCGCTCATGGGAATGGCTGAAGAAACATTACCCTACATTGCGATCATGATTCCGCTGGCGATTGCTCTTGGTTTTGATGCAATGACTGGTGCTGCCATTGTACTGGTAGGAGCGTCGGTCGGTTTTACATCTGCACTAATGAATCCGTTTACGGTGGGGGTTGCCCAAGGCATCGCCGAGCTGCCCACTTTTTCGGGAATGGGTTATCGAATTACTGTTTTTGTCGTGATGTACTTCGTATCGACTGCATTCGTCCTGCGGTATGCGTTGAAAGTCAAAAAAGACCGTTCGCAGGGCTTCTTCGGATTGTTTGAAGGGAAAAACACGGCGGAGCTTTTGCGTGAAGATTTGAAGTTGACGGCTAGACATAAAGGAATCTTGGCTTGCTTTGTTCTCAACTTTGTCGTGTTGGTCTTTGGTGTCATTCAATATGGCTGGTATCTTACTGAGCTATCCGGAATCTTTCTATTGCTGGGCATCATCATCGGAATCGTGGGAAGACTCGGCATCAACGAAATGGTAGACAACTTCATGAAAGGTGCTGCTGGCCTGATAGCCGGGGCCTTGGTCATTGGAGTTGCACGGGCAGTTGTTGTGGTGCTTAATGACGGTCACATACTAGATACGATTCTTTACTATTCTGCTGGTGTCTTGAATCAATTGCCTAGTGCACTTACAGCGTTTGGCATGCTCATCCTCCAAAGCGTGATCAGCTTTATTGTTCCGTCCGGCAGTGGAATGGCTGCTTTGACCATGCCGATCATGGCGCCTTTGGCAGAATTAGTTGGCGTTACGCGTCAAACCGCGGTTCTTGCCTATCAGTTCGGAGATGGCATATCCAATATTTTTATTCCGACATCAGGCTATTTCATGGCTGGTTTGGCCTTGGCTGGTATCCCGTGGTTGCGTTGGATGAAATGGATTATGCCGCTGATTGTGATGCAATACGGGATTGCGACAGTCGCTGTCGTAGTTGCGCATCTGATTGGTTATGGACCATATTGA